TTCTTCTTTAAGTCTGAATCTTGAACCCCATCAATACCGTtcacagaccccccccccccgtccacGGAAATGCGCGAGGGGCTTTGAGTAAGGTACACTCCCTTTTCAAATGTCAGGACGGTGTCCCGTCGGGAGATGTCGTTTGTATTCCGGTGGGTGGGCCGAGTGGATCTGACAGGGCCGCTGTTTCCCCCCAGCTCGCTGCCCGAGGAGAAAGCCAAGGCTGCGGCCGAGATCCAGCAGGGCCCGGCCGGGCCCGAGGCGGACGGGGGCGGCGCGGAGCAGCGCCGAAGCCGGGTCCGGGAGCGCCGGCGAGAGGGGCGCTCCAAGACCTTCGACTGGGCCGAATTCCGCCCCGCGCAGGACAAGGTGGACGAGCCAGCGGACACCACCACCTCCCCCTCCAGCGCCACAGCCACTACCTCCCCTTCCTCCCCGTCCCGCTCCCCCTCCTCCGCGtcctctcccagctcctccTCCGGCGCGGCCCTCGGGGACCCGGGCGAGGCGGCCGAGCTGGAGAGGGAGCGGGCGCGCCGGCGGGAGGAGAGGAGGCGGCGGTTCGAGGCGGCGGACGGGGGGCTGGAAGAGGGCAGTCGCATGGAGGTGGACCAGTCGCCCGCCTCGCCGCCCACCCCCCCGGGCCCCGACGCCAAGCCCCCCAACGTCCAGGTAGAGATCGAGCAGCGCTGGCACCAGGTGGAGACCACCCCGCTGCGGGAGGAGAAGCAGGTGCCCATCGCCACCCTGCACACCTGCGAACCCGGGGCCGACCGCCTGCCCCCTCAGGAGCTCGCGGCTCTGCTGGATAAAGAGGTGGGTGACACTGACGTTGACCCCCGAATGCAAAAATACAGAGGGTTCCCAATTTGTCAATTTCGCctaatttaaatgaatttttcttatttaaaataatggtaAATGCTATAGTCGTGCTCCGCCGTCACGCGGAAGTTTGACCCTGCTTACACCCTACAGACGCAAATGCTGGGACGACACTAAATACCTTCGATACGTCATCTTGTCACATGTCGAAAACAAAAGCACAGTTTCCACAGACACGTATACATGAAAGCACATGAAACACCTCAAAATACATGAAATAGTAGTAAGCATCAGTTACAGTCCTACAAATGTTTGTGGTGTTGGAGCCCTTTAAAAGCACCCAGGTGACGAGCATGAATGTCCCGAGCGGTGGAGTGGCATGATGTCAGGGGTGGTGTTCTTGTGCAGCTGGAGCAGACGCAGAAGGTGCTGGCCAAGCTGCAGGACCAGAACAGCCTGCTCCAGGAACAGCTCAAGGAGGCccggggaagagagcagagtgcgCGGGAGGGCTATGTGCTGCAGGTACACAGTCTGATTCACAGAGAGCACCTCAACACTGTCGGGTAGAAAACCGGGGGGTGGGGCAAAGACAAAACGAGATAGAGACGGCACTCTAGATCTCTTTCCTCCTGATCTTCAGTCTCAAAGCTTTATTCGGATGtcaattgtttttaatattgattAGCTGCAAATATAAAAACACCAACTTCTTTTAATGATATACTTTTACGGGATCTCTTTTTTTCGTTTTGTAAGTTGGCATTCACTCATCTCCACAGTAGGAGAACTCACACCTTATTCTATTTATTGCTCACAGAACGTACGACTTAACGCAAAGGGCAAAGTGAAATGTGCTGGTTGTCTAAACTGTTTATGACTTCAAACGTCACCTTGAGTTGTGCATATAGGAACGTGTTGACACAAATGTTTTTGTAGCCTTATTTGATCTTCACTAACAAGACTGGGAATGGAATCAAGTTTGCATGGTTGTGGTGTTGAAGCATGAATTCTGACTAATGATTTTTTTGACTGAGCATCACATCTTTGGGATATCATTGGCGTGAACGAAAATAAGGTAAGAGAGGAATTCAGAGAAGCTTTGGGCTGtgctttttcctcttttttgtgTGATTTCTTCCTTTCTGGCTTCTGTTTGCATGCCTTTGGGTTTGTGGGACAAAATGCATGGTCACATTTTAATTTGGATTCACTCTGTTCAATGTTTGCATATGATGTCCTTCGTAATATAAAATAGAATCCTGACTGTACATCCcagctatatactatatataatgatatacagtatagcagtaCCAAGACACCCTTTTATATGTATTACCtatctacagtatagtataatatttatttatggTTGTGCCAAACTCCCTTATTGAGGAGACGTTTTTCCTGTAGTAGGATTGTATGTGATTGGATATTTTTTATGCTTGGCACAGGCGCGGTTATAgctgtaaatataattaaatttttacatacatacagtactgttctGTTTATCAAATGCCGCATACTGTACCACTGTAGTTGGCAGCAGAATATCATCTGCTGTCTTCTATGACTTTGTGGCTTGCAGTGTATGCAGAAATTGAGCACTTCTGGTTTTGTCCCCTTTGTTTTTTAGTTGTTGGCTTTGCAAGCATCTTGCAGACACCTCCCTGAAAAAGCACAGTGGAAAGCTTTGAAGCATCAGTAGGCTTTCTGAgtttatggggggggggggggtggataAAAAGTTTTGTACCTTCTCTCCAGAGGTGTGACGCTCAGTGTCAGGAGAAAAAGAGTGTGACTAACCTCATGTCTAATCGGTTTCTTAAAGAATGACTCTTCAACCTCACCGACAGGAGCCTGGCAAAGGCTCCATAAGCTCAACCAAGACCTTCAAAACGAGCTGGAGGCTCAACGGCAGCGTCATGACCTCACAAGCCAGCAGGTCCAAGCTTTGAAGCGCAGCTACAGTGAGGCCAAGGACGTCATCAGACACCATGAGTCGGAAATCCAGATCCTGCAGACCAAACTCAATAACGCCATGGCAGAGATTCTAATCAGTGAGCAAACTGTAGCCAAGATGAGGAGCGAGCTGAAAATGGAACAGGAGAAGTTTAAAGAGCGCATGGAGGAGTGGGAGCACAACGAGCAGACTCTTCAGACTCAGCTGAAAGACAGTGAGGACAGGCTGAAGGATGTGGAGGCTCTTCTTTTGGAAAAGACCCAAGCTTTGCGAGACCTGGAGAGACAGCAGGCCTTGCAGAAGGACTATCTTAAGGAGGTGCAGAGGCTGCAAGATAGGCTGAAAGACGTCACCAGTCAGCTGACAGCTACAGAACAGGCCCAGGCCTTGAAGGAGGAGAGGCTTTCGAGAAACTGCGAGATTCTGAAGGAAAGCCTGGAGAAGGAGAAGCAGTCTCTGTCTCGGAGCTTGGCAGAAGCAGAGGGGAAGGCACGGGAGCTGGAGGACAGACTTCAGGAGGCAGAACTGCAAGTTGAAGACCTGCTGAAGGAGAAACGGACCACTGGTCTAGAGAGCAGCGAGGTGGTCCACCAGCTTGAAGAGCAGTTGGCTTTCAAGACGGCCACCATCCATAAGCTCACTGAAAATATCCATGAGCTGGAAGAGGAGAAAGATCAGCTGACCTGCAGGTGCCAGGAACTGATCAACCAGATAACGGAAGCCGACAATGAAGTGGCCAAGCTGCAATCTCGGCTAAAAACGGAGGAGACTGACTACTACAACCTGGAGCATTCCTTTGAGAAGGTGTCAGAGGAATTCCAGAAGATCAACAGAGTTCTCAGAGAAAAGGAAGAGGAAATCAGGGAAGCAAAGGAGATGTATGAGAAGCTGGTAGAGAAGAAAGAGCAGGACCTCAATGAAGCCCTGGTAAAAATGGCTGCTCTGGGGAGCAGCTTGGAAGAAACGGAATTCAGACTTCGAGCAAAAGAAGAACTGCTCTCAAAAATGGGTCACGTCCAGGTAGAGGCAAGCGGCACTGAGAGAGATTTGCAAGCTAAGTTAGAAATGGCAGAGGATCGCATAACAGAGCTTGAACAACATCTCAGTGATCTGCAGCTGGGCTATGCCGACCTTCAAATGGAGAACAGCAAGCTTCAAGAAGACTGTGATGTCCTTGAAAGCATGCAGAAAAAAGAGGATTCGTCTTCACCTGTAGGTGAAACTGCACTAATTGCTGATGTTAGACCGAAAGTTAAAGCAAACACTGACTTTGGCGTTTCACTTGCTAAAAGACAGAGGATACGATTTTCAAGTATACACTGCCAAAAGTATGTCCATCCAGATGGCACAGAGAAAATGTGGATGAGTAGCACATCCTCTGATACCAGCCAGGATCGATCCCTTTCAGAGGAGAGTGGATCCTCTGATCCACCCTACCAGTGTACTATCTCTTCCACAAGTGGTGATCCAGATAAGTTTATTTCAATTATCCACTCGCTAGAAACCAAACTCTATGTGACAGAAGAGAAACTCAAAGACATCACGTTGAAGTTGGAAGCGCAACAGAGTAGACAACTCGAGTCCATGATGGAACACCATAGCCAATGGTCGAAAACCGAGACAGAGCTCAAAGAACAGCTGACGGAAAGCCTGTCCAAAGTAGACAAGCTAACAGCTCAGCTCCAGGAGGAAATGAACAAGAGATGCACATTTGCTCAACAAACCAGATGCTGTATCAAAGCAGTGAATGCTAAATATGAAAAGGCCTTAGCTTGTGTAGAATTAAGCAGGGAAAAAGTCCAGTCCATCCTTAAGAGCCACAAAGATGATAGCACAGATAAACAGCTACACACATTGTCAGAAATTGAGACAGAGCTGGTCAATGCCACTATTTATATTCAGCAGGGAGGAAGTGGTTTAGAAGAACAACAGCTGCAATACCAGGAAAGTCTAAACAAGGAGGTAACAGTACATGAGCTATCGGATGAGGACAAGATCAAACTGTTTGCCAAAACATTAGCGTTTGAGGCACTGGTTTTAAACAAGATGGCATTCTCTATACAAAATCCAAATTTAGACCTTTTGCAGGGACTTAGCACAGTGTGTCAGGAAGCTGAGAAATTGAAAAGGAGTGACGAGTCATATGTTGCAATTGCCTATGCAGATGTCTTAACCCAAAAGCTAATGTTGGAGAGTGAGTTTTGGGACGAAGTGGAGAAGCTCAAGATGCAGTTTAAGGAGAAGGAAGAGGTTAGTCAAGGTGTTCAGTCATCAGGGGACGACCTTGCAGGGAAAACTGATAGCGTAGTAATGAGCAATGCATGCATTAAAGCGGAGCTTGCTTTTGCAGTGCAAAATCTGAAGCAATTTTATGAGCGGAAACTTCAAAAGGTTAAGGAGGATCTCCTTGAAGCTCACAGGAATCTTGAACATAGAGATCATACATTGAAAGCAATCGTAAAAGCTTACAAGATGCCAGAGTTTGACCGGGTCATTCGGGAGGTTAGTGATGAGTTTAGTGGTGAACAAGGGAGAACTTTGGCTGACATCAGCCCTCCTGAGCTTGCTCCTTACTTAGAGCAAATTAAGATGGAGGAGGCCCACAACTTGGCCGAACAGATTGTCGACAAGCACCTTCAGAGAGGTTTGCCGTCCTGTAGCATAGATGCAATAGAACCCCCGCTTGTGGGGCGAGATAAGCTAGCTGATGAACTGAAAAGGCAGGCAGGCATTCTTCAGCATTTGTCTCAAGAGATGGAGACTACCTGCAACACAGACAAAGGCTTTGGCCACCACAGGTTAATGGACATTTCCTGTGTTCCTCCTTCTCACAGACATATCAGCGACAGCAGTTCCCTTTTCATGCGAGAAGCCATGGTTCAGGCTCAGATAGCTTATGTGGCCTGCAAGCTAAGAGCAGACCATGAAAGAGACTTAAAGGAATGTAGGGACGCCTGCAAAAGCATGGATGTCTTGTGTCAAGAGCATGCGAAAAACGTGAACGCCATCCGCGAGCGGTACGAAAGCTCCCTGCAAGACGAGCGGCGGAGCTTTGCTCAGACCGTTTCCAACCTCGAGGAGGAGAACGAAGCCCTGAAAGGAGAGGTCTCCCAACACATGGCAGAGCTCTCTCTGCAGCAGGAACGCCTCGTGCAGATGGAGGAACGTTTCCGACAGGAAATGGAAGAGCTGAAGGACAGGTATGAGCAAGAGCTGCACCGCGCGGAGGGGAAACGGAAGACGGCGGAGGCGGCGGTGAAGGACAGCACGGCCGAAAGCCAGAGGAAGCTGGAAGTCGTGTTGCTAGATATCGAGAACATGGAGGACAGGCACGAGGCGCACATCCAAAAGCTGGAGGACAACTTTCATAGCAAAATACAGGAACTGCAACGAATCCACGAGGAAGAGATGCAGCACTTGCACAGCCACTACACTCAGACCATCAAAGCCATGCAGGAGACGGTGGAGAAGCTGAAGTCCAAGCATCCAGAGGACTCGCCCGCAGAGGTCTGCTCACCTCCCAGAAACTCCTGGCCAGCAGAGGAGGTTGATGGGACGCAATCCCAAGAGGCAAAGACGGAGTTGGATTCTATGACTGTTTTGAGGGAGAGGATCCAGGAGCTGGAGACACAGATGAATGCAATGAAGGACGAGCTGGAGCACAAGCACCTGGAGGGAGATGTGTCCAGCCTGAGGGAGAAATACCAGAAAGACTTTGAAAACTTAAAGGTTTCTAGATGTTTTGTTCTAGTCTTCTAGGCTTTATCTGTGGATTTCAGGTTGCAATGGCTCATTACAGCTCTGTTTGTGCCGCAAACAGAAAAATGGACTTGCCAAAAGCCTTGTTGATATTTACCTATTTGCTCCATGAATGAATGAGCTTCTTAAAATTTAGGCCTTTGTTTACTGAAAGTTTCCAGGgtcaaaagtgatttttttgtgtcaaatgttattttaaatgtcgcGCAAAGTGCCCTCAGAAACgtgcacaacattttcagtctgAATTTTTCCCAGGAATTTGATGATAACAACATGGAAGCAGTTTCTTTAAGGCTTAACCTTTTCATCTTGTACAGTCTGTAAAATTCAGAAAGTGCATCATCCCAGGGGCTTAAGTGTTTGAGGTTTCAGTCACTTTTGTTTGAAATAACAGGTGAGCTAACAATGGCTTGATTTGCTATTGTGAGCTTCTGTATTGAAACAGTCAGTGCTCTTCTCTAGTTATGTTACAGTGAGCTGAGTCtgctgttttggattgttcCAAATTCAGAGCTGAGAAGCTCCTGAAAAATGACATTTGTTTAAGGATGCCATTGCAACTTTAAATCCATGTCCTTGTTAATAAACCAAATAAATCCTTTACATACCTTCCACTCCCATATTCCCATCTCACATCCCATGCTGTTGCTCTCCATGATAAACACACCACTGACATACTGTGTTGCATCATGGAAGCTGTTTAACATAGGTGGCTTGAAATGCAGAGACAGTGCAGCCATCACTGCTTCGAAGTCTAAGCACTGTATGGCAAGCCAATGGAAAGTTTTACCTCTGAAAGTCTTCCACCTTTTCTGGATCTGAGGCCATCGTGCATGACTGGTTCttcctttcatttgtttttctctgaaaCCTTCAGTAACTTCTGGTCAAATGAAAATGGTTAATGAATCAGTAGCATAAAAACATTAGCACAGCAGTGTCGTAAGTATGTCAGTGGAGAACATAccttattttaaagtaattcaATTCTTACAAGTGCGATTCTAACAATGTATTGCTGTTGTGGAGAAAACAAGCATAAACTACTTTGGTCATAGCCCAGTGATTACAGCGTAGTTAGCTGAAGTTATCCACATCTCTGGGCTTCTGTCCTGTCAGGAACTGTACtcctgtgctctgtgctttCATTTAAGTGAAGGCGGCAGGGAGAATATTTAGCAGGCGCCTTTAATTTTCTGTCAGCCATGATTTATATGATTGTTTCCAGAGCAACATCAGAACACAATACAGTAAGCCAGCTGAAATCATTTGGGTTTggccacataaaaaagaaatgtcattCTTACTGCAAGTTTAATAAGCTTTcatgcaaatttaaaaataaaatagcaaaggACATTTGTTACAGAAGCAGCTTCATTTTCCTAAGGACTGGATGGTATTAAAAAcacttatttaaaaacaacattgcAAGGGCTAGTGCAGAGTACATTGTGACACTTTTATTGTCCTATATCCTTGAATTAGAACGTAATCACCAGATTCATTGCCTTCAAAGTGATTGGCATTTCTCTTTCAATTTTCAGAACACAGAACCTTGTTCGGACAGGGTGTTTAACAATTCTTGATTTTGAGGTCAAATCTCCACCAACTAGATTTCATCATTCGTCTTCAACTAAAGCCAGTTTTTGTATCGTTACCCTCCCGATGTTATGTTGAACCAAACATGAAACAGCTTCCTGCTATCAGCAATGAATGAAATTGTATCTTCCTCAAACCCCTCAGACCTGGTGCTTTACCCAGAATGACCAAAATCCAGGATTTACTTTCACCTGAGATTATGCCCACATCGCATCTTCTGTGCCCTGTTCAAAGCTTTGCATTGTAGCTAACTCCCTGTAAAGCAGTGGTATTGCATGGCATTGAAATTGTGGTGAAGCTTGTTTTTGCTTTCTTCAAGATGTACACGGGGCACAAAGGCAAGTGTAAACTTTATACACATTGGCACTAACCACAGATGATATGAAAACACTGAGGTTTCTTGTAAAGTAGTGAGAGAATTCAATGGTTCATACTGTAGGCTACCGGAAACATCCTCCTTTTTAGCAGCTCTTTATGATGTGCTTTTACTGTCAGACAAACGTCGTTTGCTGCTGGAGATTTTAGTACTGGATGGAATATGTCCCAGCTGTTCACTACCTCTAGCATCTAGAGCTGCTGCAGTGGGTTGCATCTTGCTTTGAGGCTTGCATTTGCTCCCTTTGTGGTGAGTTGGATAATAACCTTGACAttagaggaacagacagtgctGTACTGTTAAGAGCACCAGCCTGCCGAGTTCTCCACACACCTCCTGTGGGCTTTGGAATGACTGTAACTCCAGTGCAACAGAGCTGGTGTATGCAAAGCATGTGTACTAGACTCAGCGGCGTTTTGTAGAGTTTCAGTTTTCACGCAGACAGGAAACCTAATGCTTGGGGGGAAAAATCTgagaagtgaaaaataaaatacaataaaaatcgCGGCGCTGCGGCCGACCTTTATTAACTTATATCAAATGCGTCACGGAAGTCATAACGACACGCTGCAGGTAGGACATGCTTTGGTTTTGAAAGGAAGCTTTCCTCTCTAGTTTATTTCTGaaggccttttaaaaaaatatttttccaccccCACTTCATTT
This sequence is a window from Lepisosteus oculatus isolate fLepOcu1 chromosome 19, fLepOcu1.hap2, whole genome shotgun sequence. Protein-coding genes within it:
- the si:ch73-103b11.2 gene encoding uncharacterized protein si:ch73-103b11.2 isoform X5; the encoded protein is MSSKDNPCRKFQANIFNKSKCQNCFKPRESHLLNDEDLNQAKPIYGGWLLLAPEGTDFDNPVHRSRKWQRRFFILYEHGLLRYALDEMPSTLPQGTINMNQCSDVIDGEARTGQKNSLCILTPDKEHFIRAENKEIINGWLETLIVYPRTNKQNLKKKRKVEPPTPQEPGPAKVAVTSNSAIPSIPSVEKVPASKSTLWQEERRGDMRVIPCSRSASCLSQLSQACPSQSAPSAAAREADRGAAPSGRKARVESGYFSLEKPKPEKTQPPQQLPLAAPTSPGGPHRYSSPDADPLATPPCRSPECSDPLLSPGPLYSNGSSTISSSQSSLDSEASSTTQTSGASWEGRGRGEPAGRPGRGGREYACLADVPKARRISHREAFRVEKKRLEQRSRTRSPGREEVVRLFGQERRRSQVIDRFETLEAENAERMETSSSSELLSSASAPRQSRSERRPCPRKQEFSLDAPKERSVPDVSTSAISPYRRAKSLDRRATESNMTPDLLNFKKGWMTKLYEDGLWKKHWFVLTDQSLRYYRDSVAEEAADLDGEIDLATCFDVTEFAVQRNYGFQIHTKEGAFTLSAMTSGIRRNWIQAIMKNVRPTTAPDVTRKNFSLKLSVLKSSSLPEEKAKAAAEIQQGPAGPEADGGGAEQRRSRVRERRREGRSKTFDWAEFRPAQDKVDEPADTTTSPSSATATTSPSSPSRSPSSASSPSSSSGAALGDPGEAAELERERARRREERRRRFEAADGGLEEGSRMEVDQSPASPPTPPGPDAKPPNVQVEIEQRWHQVETTPLREEKQVPIATLHTCEPGADRLPPQELAALLDKELEQTQKVLAKLQDQNSLLQEQLKEARGREQSAREGYVLQNDSSTSPTGAWQRLHKLNQDLQNELEAQRQRHDLTSQQVQALKRSYSEAKDVIRHHESEIQILQTKLNNAMAEILISEQTVAKMRSELKMEQEKFKERMEEWEHNEQTLQTQLKDSEDRLKDVEALLLEKTQALRDLERQQALQKDYLKEVQRLQDRLKDVTSQLTATEQAQALKEERLSRNCEILKESLEKEKQSLSRSLAEAEGKARELEDRLQEAELQVEDLLKEKRTTGLESSEVVHQLEEQLAFKTATIHKLTENIHELEEEKDQLTCRCQELINQITEADNEVAKLQSRLKTEETDYYNLEHSFEKVSEEFQKINRVLREKEEEIREAKEMYEKLVEKKEQDLNEALVKMAALGSSLEETEFRLRAKEELLSKMGHVQVEASGTERDLQAKLEMAEDRITELEQHLSDLQLGYADLQMENSKLQEDCDVLESMQKKEDSSSPVGETALIADVRPKVKANTDFGVSLAKRQRIRFSSIHCQKYVHPDGTEKMWMSSTSSDTSQDRSLSEESGSSDPPYQCTISSTSGDPDKFISIIHSLETKLYVTEEKLKDITLKLEAQQSRQLESMMEHHSQWSKTETELKEQLTESLSKVDKLTAQLQEEMNKRCTFAQQTRCCIKAVNAKYEKALACVELSREKVQSILKSHKDDSTDKQLHTLSEIETELVNATIYIQQGGSGLEEQQLQYQESLNKEVTVHELSDEDKIKLFAKTLAFEALVLNKMAFSIQNPNLDLLQGLSTVCQEAEKLKRSDESYVAIAYADVLTQKLMLESEFWDEVEKLKMQFKEKEEVSQGVQSSGDDLAGKTDSVVMSNACIKAELAFAVQNLKQFYERKLQKVKEDLLEAHRNLEHRDHTLKAIVKAYKMPEFDRVIREVSDEFSGEQGRTLADISPPELAPYLEQIKMEEAHNLAEQIVDKHLQRGLPSCSIDAIEPPLVGRDKLADELKRQAGILQHLSQEMETTCNTDKGFGHHRLMDISCVPPSHRHISDSSSLFMREAMVQAQIAYVACKLRADHERDLKECRDACKSMDVLCQEHAKNVNAIRERYESSLQDERRSFAQTVSNLEEENEALKGEVSQHMAELSLQQERLVQMEERFRQEMEELKDRYEQELHRAEGKRKTAEAAVKDSTAESQRKLEVVLLDIENMEDRHEAHIQKLEDNFHSKIQELQRIHEEEMQHLHSHYTQTIKAMQETVEKLKSKHPEDSPAEVCSPPRNSWPAEEVDGTQSQEAKTELDSMTVLRERIQELETQMNAMKDELEHKHLEGDVSSLREKYQKDFENLKATCERGFAAMEETHQKVIEDIQRQHQREICKLLEERERLLAEETAATIAAIEAMKNAHREELEKTQRSQITGMNSDIEELRKQYKEELQSIHRELEVLSEQYSQKCLENAHLAQALEAERQALRQCQRENQELNAHNQELNNRLAAEITRLRSSITGEEAGSPLTHGKDIYELEVLLRVKESEIQYLKQEIHSLKDELQSALRDKKYATDKYKDIYTELSIVRAKAECDIMKLKEQLMAATEALGEKTAESTPVSGYDIMKSKSNPDFLKKERSSVSRQIRGVRSKSLKEGLTVQERLKLFEARDSKKI
- the si:ch73-103b11.2 gene encoding uncharacterized protein si:ch73-103b11.2 isoform X7, which encodes MNGHLEPGPAKVAVTSNSAIPSIPSVEKVPASKSTLWQEERRGDMRVIPCSRSASCLSQLSQACPSQSAPSAAAREADRGAAPSGRKARVESGYFSLEKPKPEKTQPPQQLPLAAPTSPGGPHRYSSPDADPLATPPCRSPECSDPLLSPGPLYSNGSSTISSSQSSLDSEASSTTQTSGASWEGRGRGEPAGRPGRGGREYACLADVPKARRISHREAFRVEKKRLEQRSRTRSPGREEVVRLFGQERRRSQVIDRFETLEAENAERMETSSSSELLSSASAPRQSRSERRPCPRKQEFSLDAPKERSVPDVSTSAISPYRRAKSLDRRATESNMTPDLLNFKKGWMTKLYEDGLWKKHWFVLTDQSLRYYRDSVAEEAADLDGEIDLATCFDVTEFAVQRNYGFQIHTKEGAFTLSAMTSGIRRNWIQAIMKNVRPTTAPDVTRKNFSLKLSVLKSSSLPEEKAKAAAEIQQGPAGPEADGGGAEQRRSRVRERRREGRSKTFDWAEFRPAQDKVDEPADTTTSPSSATATTSPSSPSRSPSSASSPSSSSGAALGDPGEAAELERERARRREERRRRFEAADGGLEEGSRMEVDQSPASPPTPPGPDAKPPNVQVEIEQRWHQVETTPLREEKQVPIATLHTCEPGADRLPPQELAALLDKELEQTQKVLAKLQDQNSLLQEQLKEARGREQSAREGYVLQNDSSTSPTGAWQRLHKLNQDLQNELEAQRQRHDLTSQQVQALKRSYSEAKDVIRHHESEIQILQTKLNNAMAEILISEQTVAKMRSELKMEQEKFKERMEEWEHNEQTLQTQLKDSEDRLKDVEALLLEKTQALRDLERQQALQKDYLKEVQRLQDRLKDVTSQLTATEQAQALKEERLSRNCEILKESLEKEKQSLSRSLAEAEGKARELEDRLQEAELQVEDLLKEKRTTGLESSEVVHQLEEQLAFKTATIHKLTENIHELEEEKDQLTCRCQELINQITEADNEVAKLQSRLKTEETDYYNLEHSFEKVSEEFQKINRVLREKEEEIREAKEMYEKLVEKKEQDLNEALVKMAALGSSLEETEFRLRAKEELLSKMGHVQVEASGTERDLQAKLEMAEDRITELEQHLSDLQLGYADLQMENSKLQEDCDVLESMQKKEDSSSPVGETALIADVRPKVKANTDFGVSLAKRQRIRFSSIHCQKYVHPDGTEKMWMSSTSSDTSQDRSLSEESGSSDPPYQCTISSTSGDPDKFISIIHSLETKLYVTEEKLKDITLKLEAQQSRQLESMMEHHSQWSKTETELKEQLTESLSKVDKLTAQLQEEMNKRCTFAQQTRCCIKAVNAKYEKALACVELSREKVQSILKSHKDDSTDKQLHTLSEIETELVNATIYIQQGGSGLEEQQLQYQESLNKEVTVHELSDEDKIKLFAKTLAFEALVLNKMAFSIQNPNLDLLQGLSTVCQEAEKLKRSDESYVAIAYADVLTQKLMLESEFWDEVEKLKMQFKEKEEVSQGVQSSGDDLAGKTDSVVMSNACIKAELAFAVQNLKQFYERKLQKVKEDLLEAHRNLEHRDHTLKAIVKAYKMPEFDRVIREVSDEFSGEQGRTLADISPPELAPYLEQIKMEEAHNLAEQIVDKHLQRGLPSCSIDAIEPPLVGRDKLADELKRQAGILQHLSQEMETTCNTDKGFGHHRLMDISCVPPSHRHISDSSSLFMREAMVQAQIAYVACKLRADHERDLKECRDACKSMDVLCQEHAKNVNAIRERYESSLQDERRSFAQTVSNLEEENEALKGEVSQHMAELSLQQERLVQMEERFRQEMEELKDRYEQELHRAEGKRKTAEAAVKDSTAESQRKLEVVLLDIENMEDRHEAHIQKLEDNFHSKIQELQRIHEEEMQHLHSHYTQTIKAMQETVEKLKSKHPEDSPAEVCSPPRNSWPAEEVDGTQSQEAKTELDSMTVLRERIQELETQMNAMKDELEHKHLEGDVSSLREKYQKDFENLKATCERGFAAMEETHQKVIEDIQRQHQREICKLLEERERLLAEETAATIAAIEAMKNAHREELEKTQRSQITGMNSDIEELRKQYKEELQSIHRELEVLSEQYSQKCLENAHLAQALEAERQALRQCQRENQELNAHNQELNNRLAAEITRLRSSITGEEAGSPLTHGKDIYELEVLLRVKESEIQYLKQEIHSLKDELQSALRDKKYATDKYKDIYTELSIVRAKAECDIMKLKEQLMAATEALGEKTAESTPVSGYDIMKSKSNPDFLKKERSSVSRQIRGVRSKSLKEGLTVQERLKLFEARDSKKI